ACGGTGCCCGTCGCGACGGTCGCCGGCCGCAAGGTCGACTCGGTGTTCGTGGGCTCGTGTACCAACGGCCGGATCGAGGACCTGCGCGCGGCCGCGCAGGCGCTCGCGGGCCGCAAGGTCGCCCCGGGCGTGGTGCTGAAGGTCGTGCCGGCGACGCGCGCGGTCTGGCGGCAGGCCCTCGACGAGGGGCTGGTCCAGGTCTTCACCGAGGCCGGCGCCCTGATCGGCAATGCGGGCTGCGGCGGCTGCGCCGCCGGGCAGATCGGACAGAACGGCCCCGGCGAGGTCACCATCTCGACGGGCAACCGCAACTTCGCCGGCAAGCAGGGCAAGGGCGAGGTCTACCTGGCCAGCCCCGCGACCGCCGCGGCTTCGGCCGCGGCCGGCGTCATCTGCACGGCGTCGTCGCTCCCCGCCGAGCCGGTCCTGTTCGCGACGCCGGCGGTCGCGGCGAAGACCGCGCCGGCGGCTCCGGGCGCCGTCGGCGGCGGCAAGCCCACCGTGCTGACCGGCCGCGCCTGGGTCGTCGACGTCGACAACGTCGACACCGACATGATCTTCCACAACCGCTACCTGGCGATCACCGACCCGAAGCAGATGGGCCAGTACACGTTCGACAACCTCGAAGGCTGGAAGGACTTCGCGCGCAAGGCGCTGCCCGGCGACATCGTCGTCACCGGCGGCAACTTCGGCTGCGGGTCCTCGCGGCAGCAGGCCGTGGACTGCTTCGCGACGCTCGGCGTGCAGGCCCTGATCGCACGCAGCTACGGCGCGATCTACGAGCGCAACGCCATCAACGCGGGCCTGCCGGTGGTGGCGGCCGACGCGGTGAAGGCCGGCTTGAAGAGCGGGGACACGATCACCGTCGATCTGGGCAGCGGCCTGATCTCATGGGACGGCGGCGGCGTGCAGGGCGAACCCTTCAGCCAGGTGCAGATGGAGATCTACCAGCGGGGCGGGCTGCTGGGCGTCTGACGCCGCATCGCGCACCTGCAGGCACGCGAAGAGCCGCCTCCCCGTGGGGAGGCGGCTCTCGTTTGCGGACGAGTCGCGATTATCTGTAGAGCGCCTTCACCGTGCCCCAGCTGCCGTCCTGCGACGGCAGGGGGTTGCAGGGCGCGCCCGGGAAGACGCCGGACAGCGAGCCGTTGCAGTAGCCGTTGCCGTTCTTGTTGATCATGAACCCGTACGGCGGGTTCTCCGACGAGATGGGGACCGGAGCGAAGTCCGAGTAGAAATGGAACACGCCGGTGCCGGACTGGCCCGGCTCGCTCCCCGCCGCAGGCTCGAACTTGACGAGGATGCCCGGAACGTCGATGGACGGATCGCTGGCACAGCGCCACTCGTGCGAGTAGTGCGTGACACCTTCCTCGCTCGTGGTCGTCCCGACCGCCCCGTCGAAGACGAGGGCCTCCATCAGTTCCTGGCAGGTGCAGTTCGTCATGTCGTCGATCCACAGATCCCAGTGGCTCAAGCCGTGTGAGGTGTTCCAGCAGAACTCGAGCGTGTACCGCCAAGCCCCGAGCGCCGGATCGCCGGCGTTGGGCGCCGCGCCGATGCTGCCGGAGATGCAGTCGCACTGCGCGGCGACGCCGGCCGGCATCGCCGCGACGAGGCAGCACGCGGTCGCGCCGACGATGAACCGCAGGATCCTGTTCGTTTCCATGAGGTGACCTCGCTTCGATGCCGGACGTCCCAAGCGCCCACGCCAAGACCGATTCGATTGGCCTCATTCCATGAATAACATAATCATTATACATTTTGTCTGATTATAGAGCAATAATATTTTGACTATGTATCTGAAATGCGTGTGGGGGCGTCAGACGAGGGAATTCCGCAGCTCCGCCTTGAGGACCTTGCCCGACGAGTTCTTGGGCAGCGCCTCCACGGCGTGCAGCCGGCGGGGGATCTTGAAGGACGCCAGCTTCGATGCGCAGTGGCGCAGCAGGGACTGCTCGTCGAAGGCCGCGGGGTCGGCCGGCACGATCCAGGCCTCGATGGCCTCGCCGAGCAGCGCGTCCGGCACGCCGATCACGCAGGCCTCGACCACCTCGGGGCGCTGCAGCAGCGTCTCCTCGACTTCCTTCGAGCTGACCCGGTTCGCGCCCGCCTTGATCATGTTCTTCACCCGGTCGACGATGAAGATGAACCCGTCCCGATCGCGGAAGGCCAGGTCGCCGGTGTGCAGGCCATCGGGGAAGAGCACCTCGGCGGTCTCCTGCGGGGCGTTCCAGTAGCCGCGCATGATGTTCGGGCCGGCGGCCACGATCTCCCCCTGCTCGCCCTCGTCGCACTCGCTGCCGTCGGGACGCCGCACGGTCAGCGAGACGCCGGGGATGCCCCTCCCGATCGAGCCGAACTTCTCGCGCAGCCGCTCCGGCGGCACCCACGACAGCCGCGCGGAGGCCTCGGTCTGGCCGTACATGATGTAGACCGCGATCCGGTCGGGCAGGGCCCCGCGGATGCGCCGCACCAGGTCCGGGGCCATGGCGCCGCCGGCCTGCGTGATGTAGCGCAGGTCCGGGTGGGGGCGCTCGAGGAAGTCGGTCCGCGCGCAGAGGATCGCGTAGTGGCTGGGCACGCCGGAGAAGCCGGTGCAGCGCTCCCGCTCCAGGGTCTCGAGCACCTGCTGCGGGAAGGCGAAGCGGTTGTCGATGACCGTGCGGCCGCCGACGCGCACGTGGGTCAGCAGGAGCGAGTTGCCGAAGCTGTAGTGGAAGGGCAGCACGCAGCAGACGCTGTCGTCGGGGCCCAGCTTCAGGTAGGCCAGGATCTGCCCGGTGTTCGCCGCGAGGTTGCCGTGGGTCAGGGTGACGCCGCGCGGCGTGCCGGTCGAGCCACTGGTGTAGAGGATCGCCGCGAGGTCGTCGGGGCCGGCCTCGCCGGCGCCGTCGAGGGGCGCGAGGCCCGCCGCCTCGTCGGCGCGGTGCAGGTCGAGACCCGCGGGCAGCCGCCAGCTCGGGTTGGCGCGATCAACCACCGCGAAGCGCAAGTCGGGGCAGTCCTCGACGATCTCCGGCAGCGCGCGCGCCTCGCGGGCGCGCGTCCAGAGCGCGACCGCACCGGAATCGCGCAGCAGCGCCCGGTGGGTCTCTTCCTTGTTCGCGTGGTTGAGGGCCACGCAGCAGGCGCCGGCCTGCAGGATGCCGAAGAAGGCGGCCACGTACTCGGGGGAGTTCTCGACCAGCACGGCCACGCGGTCGCCGCGGCGCACGCCGCGCTCGCGCAGGAAGCGGGCGATGCGGCCGGCCTCGTCGGCGACAGCCGCGTAGGAGACGTGGCGCTCGCCGTGGGTGAGCGCCACGGCGTCCGGCAGGCGGGCCGCGGTCTCCAGCAGCATGCCGTGGACGGTCACGATCCTACCCCCGCTTGCGCGTGACGAAGCCGACGAGGTTGTCGATCGAGTCGAGGTTCTCCGGCACGAGCTCCTGGTCCTCGATCCCCAGGCCCAGGTCGCCCTCGAGGAAGGCGACGAGTTCCATCACGCCGACCGAGTCCATGATGCCGTTGTCCAGCAGCGACATCTGGTCGTCCTTGAGCGGGACGCCGTCGCCGAACAGGAAGTTCTCCACCACGAAACCGCGAATCTGCTGCCGCAATTCCATCCGTCGTCTCCCTCGCTGTGCCGGTTTTCAGGCGGCGGTCGCGCCGCCGCGCCAACTCACTTCTTCGGGACGCAGCGCGTCCTCGTGGACCCGTCGCGCGAATCCGGGCCCGAACTGCCGGGCCAGCAGCTGCAGGCTGAGCAGCCCGACGAACGCCATGTTGTCGCGCGAGCTGGTCAGCTTGCCGGCCTGCCACTTGCGCAGCAGGCCCGCGGTGCGCTGCGGGTCGATCAGCCCGGTTTCGAGCAGCGCCTCGGTGTCGAACGCGTCGCGCACGAGGTCGGCGCCCGGCCCCACGAAGAAGCTGGCGCTGTCCGGGGCCCGGTAGGGCTGCTTGGGCCGCTCGATGATGGCCGCAGGCAGCAGATCGGCCACCGCCAGCTTCAGTAAAGCCTTTTCCTTCAGGCTCGCCAGCTTGGCGCTGGCCGGCAGCGTGCCCGCCAGCTCGGCCAGGCGGTGGTCCAGGAACGGGAAGCGCCCCTCGACCGTGTTCCCCATCAGCATGCGGTCGCCCTGCGAGGAGAGCAGGTAGCCCGACATGAACAGGGTCATCTCCAGGTACTGCGCGCGGGCGACCGGTCCCCAGAGGCGGAACTCGGCGGGCAGCGAGGCGCCCAGGCGTTCCTCGCTGTCCCGGGCCACGGCAGCCTCCTGGATGTCGGCCGCCAGGAAGGCGCCGATCGGGCCGGTGTTGCGCCAGCGGGGCCGGTGCGAGAAGTACGGGTCGGTCGCCGCCTCCTCCAGGCCCGCCCCGTAGAACTGGGCCAGAAAACCCGGCGGCGACTGCTGGAGGTACGGGTAGAGCTTCGTCAGCAGCAGCGGGCGCCGGCGCGAGCGGGGGTCGCGCGCCCAGAAGGCGCGCACCTTGGCCTCGCGCAGGATGTTGTAGCCGCAGAAGACCTCGTCGGCCCCCTCGCCGGTGAGCACGACCTTGTAGTCCTGGGAGCGGACCAGGCCGGACAGCGCGTACAGCGGCGCCGGCGCGGTGCGCAGCAGCGGCGTCTCGCTCAGCCATACCACGCGCTCGAAGGCGCCGGCGATCTCGGCGTCGCCGACGCTGATCGACTCGTGGTCGGTGCCCAGGTGCGCGGCCATCATCGTCTGCCAGCGCGTCTCGTCGTAGGCCGCGTCCTTGAAGCCCACCGAGAAGGTCTTCATCCGCCGCTGCGTGGTGTGCTGGATGAGCGCCGCGGTCGCCGAGGAATCCAGACCGCCGGACAGGTAGGCGCCGACCGGCACGTCGGCCCGCAGGCGGATGACCGCCGCGTCGGCCAGCAGCTCGCGGATCCGGCGCGCCATGCCCGGCAGCTCGTCGCGGGCCACGAAGCGGTGGTCCTCGCGGGCGGGCAGGAACGTGGGGTGCCAGTAGCGGTGCGGGCGCAGTTCGGGGCGGGTGTTGCCGCCCTCGCCCAGTTCGAGGGTCGCCGTGTGGCCGGCCGGCAGCTGCCAGACCCCGCGGAAGGGCGTCGCCGGGGGGATGTTCACCCAGTAGGTGAAGACCTCGCTCAGGGCGCCCGGGTCCAGCAGCGGCGCCTCGGCGTCCCAGGCGCCGAGGGCCTTGATCTCCGAGGCGAACAGCAGGACGCCGTCGCGCATGGTCCAGAACAGGGGCCGGATGCCGAAACGGTCGCGGGCCAGCAGCAGCCGGCGCCGCTCGCCGTCCCAGAGCGCGAAGGCGAACTGGCCCACGAAGCGCTCGACGCAGGCGTCGCCCCAGCGACGGTAGGCTTCCAGGAGCACTTCGGTGTCCGAAGCGGTCCGGAAGACGTGCCCGTGCGCGCGCAGCTCCTCGCGCAGCTCGACGTAGTTGAAGATCTCGCCGTTGAAGGTCAGCCAGAGGCGGCCCGCGGCGTCGCCCATCGGCTGCTGGCCGGTCGCCAGGTCGATGATGCTCAGGCGGGCGTGGCCGAGCAGGACGCGGTCGTCGCGCCAGGCCCCGAACTCGTCGGGCCCGCGGTGGCGCATCACGCCGATCATCCGCTCGGTCGCGCCTTCCGGGACGTCGAGCCGCCCCTCCAGCGCCACTGCTCCGCAAATGCCGCACATGGTTCAGTCCTTCGGCCGGGATAGCCAGGCCTTGACCTGGGACACCGCTTCGACGGGGGTCGCGGCCAGGCTCCAGCACCCGTCGCCGCACTGGTCCAGGAACCGGCTGCCCGGGTCGAAGTCCAGCAGCACGACCCGCTTGCCGAAGCGCAGGGCCATGGCGACCTCGCTCAGGGTGCCGCCGTTGCCGCGGCAGGCGACGATCGCGTCGCTGCCCAGCACGTTGATGATGTTGCGCCCGGCGCCCATGCCGGTCGGGATGACGATGTCCAGGTGCTCGCTGGCCGCGGCCTGGTCGTCGTCGAACAGCACGCCCACGGTCAGGCCGCCGGCCTCGCGGGCGCCGCGGGCCGAGGCGTCCATCACCCCGGTCGGCCGGCCCCCGTTGAGCAGGACCCAGCCCTCGGCGGCGATCAGCCGGCCCAGTTCGCGGGCGTGCTCCAGCGTGGCGGGAGGCACGGTGCAGCCGCCCATGACTCCGACGACGGTCCTGCGCATGGACGTCCTTCCGTTCGCGAACCCCGGGCAGGATCGCAGAAGCG
The genomic region above belongs to bacterium and contains:
- a CDS encoding class I adenylate-forming enzyme family protein; amino-acid sequence: MTVHGMLLETAARLPDAVALTHGERHVSYAAVADEAGRIARFLRERGVRRGDRVAVLVENSPEYVAAFFGILQAGACCVALNHANKEETHRALLRDSGAVALWTRAREARALPEIVEDCPDLRFAVVDRANPSWRLPAGLDLHRADEAAGLAPLDGAGEAGPDDLAAILYTSGSTGTPRGVTLTHGNLAANTGQILAYLKLGPDDSVCCVLPFHYSFGNSLLLTHVRVGGRTVIDNRFAFPQQVLETLERERCTGFSGVPSHYAILCARTDFLERPHPDLRYITQAGGAMAPDLVRRIRGALPDRIAVYIMYGQTEASARLSWVPPERLREKFGSIGRGIPGVSLTVRRPDGSECDEGEQGEIVAAGPNIMRGYWNAPQETAEVLFPDGLHTGDLAFRDRDGFIFIVDRVKNMIKAGANRVSSKEVEETLLQRPEVVEACVIGVPDALLGEAIEAWIVPADPAAFDEQSLLRHCASKLASFKIPRRLHAVEALPKNSSGKVLKAELRNSLV
- a CDS encoding DNA-binding protein, with amino-acid sequence MRRTVVGVMGGCTVPPATLEHARELGRLIAAEGWVLLNGGRPTGVMDASARGAREAGGLTVGVLFDDDQAAASEHLDIVIPTGMGAGRNIINVLGSDAIVACRGNGGTLSEVAMALRFGKRVVLLDFDPGSRFLDQCGDGCWSLAATPVEAVSQVKAWLSRPKD
- a CDS encoding aconitase/3-isopropylmalate dehydratase large subunit family protein yields the protein MGRTLIEKIIAAHCDQPVFPGATVDMRVDVRAARDFGGANVVKNLQKAGLTVDDPSRTLFTFDCNPGGSDQGYAANQQFCRTYSRETGVGLRDITQGIGTHLALEEGLVGPGSTFVSTDSHANIMGAVGAFGQGMGDQDIAYAWAAGKVWFKVPKSALVVLKGRPGPDATAKDIVLKMLQTLGADGLLGYAAEIVGEVVPGLPLPDRITIASLATEMGGIIALFEPSPAILDYCRRAGGRDFPALAADADAHYDLTVEVDIEGLAPMIARPGHPEDTVPVATVAGRKVDSVFVGSCTNGRIEDLRAAAQALAGRKVAPGVVLKVVPATRAVWRQALDEGLVQVFTEAGALIGNAGCGGCAAGQIGQNGPGEVTISTGNRNFAGKQGKGEVYLASPATAAASAAAGVICTASSLPAEPVLFATPAVAAKTAPAAPGAVGGGKPTVLTGRAWVVDVDNVDTDMIFHNRYLAITDPKQMGQYTFDNLEGWKDFARKALPGDIVVTGGNFGCGSSRQQAVDCFATLGVQALIARSYGAIYERNAINAGLPVVAADAVKAGLKSGDTITVDLGSGLISWDGGGVQGEPFSQVQMEIYQRGGLLGV
- a CDS encoding acyl carrier protein; protein product: MELRQQIRGFVVENFLFGDGVPLKDDQMSLLDNGIMDSVGVMELVAFLEGDLGLGIEDQELVPENLDSIDNLVGFVTRKRG
- the asnB gene encoding asparagine synthase (glutamine-hydrolyzing), with the protein product MCGICGAVALEGRLDVPEGATERMIGVMRHRGPDEFGAWRDDRVLLGHARLSIIDLATGQQPMGDAAGRLWLTFNGEIFNYVELREELRAHGHVFRTASDTEVLLEAYRRWGDACVERFVGQFAFALWDGERRRLLLARDRFGIRPLFWTMRDGVLLFASEIKALGAWDAEAPLLDPGALSEVFTYWVNIPPATPFRGVWQLPAGHTATLELGEGGNTRPELRPHRYWHPTFLPAREDHRFVARDELPGMARRIRELLADAAVIRLRADVPVGAYLSGGLDSSATAALIQHTTQRRMKTFSVGFKDAAYDETRWQTMMAAHLGTDHESISVGDAEIAGAFERVVWLSETPLLRTAPAPLYALSGLVRSQDYKVVLTGEGADEVFCGYNILREAKVRAFWARDPRSRRRPLLLTKLYPYLQQSPPGFLAQFYGAGLEEAATDPYFSHRPRWRNTGPIGAFLAADIQEAAVARDSEERLGASLPAEFRLWGPVARAQYLEMTLFMSGYLLSSQGDRMLMGNTVEGRFPFLDHRLAELAGTLPASAKLASLKEKALLKLAVADLLPAAIIERPKQPYRAPDSASFFVGPGADLVRDAFDTEALLETGLIDPQRTAGLLRKWQAGKLTSSRDNMAFVGLLSLQLLARQFGPGFARRVHEDALRPEEVSWRGGATAA